The sequence TTTTGCAGGCAATGGCGGAAGCGCATCTGACGCTCAGCACCTTGCTGCTGAACTGGTTGGCCGCTACCAAAAAGAACGCGAGGCTCTACCTGCTCTTGCTCTCACCACTGACACATCTGCTCTCACTGCCATCAGCAATGACTATGGTTTTGAGCAAGTCTTTGCACGCCAACTTGCAGCCCTAGGCCAAAAGGGTGATCTTTACTTTGCACTTTCGACATCTGGAAATTCTAAAAACATTCTGGCATCGCTACATATTGCACGCAAAAAAGGTCTTATTTGCGTTGGTATGACTGGCGAAAACGGCGGTGCCATGAATGAGCACTGTGATTATATGATCAAAGTTCCTTCTTCCATCACAGCAAAAATCCAAGAAGGACATATCAAAATCGGCCATATTTTATGCTTGGCCATTGAAGAGGCTTTTTAAGACATAGGTCTCCCCTTACTTTCTTTATAACACACAAAAAGACTCTCTGTGTGATTTTTTTTAAACAGAACACTTTTTCAATGAATTCTTAGGTCTGTCATGTATTACATTTTAAACCTCTTACGCGACAATTCTCCGCCACAAGATCCAAACCCCACTCCTGTTGTCTTGATGGATAATCCTCTCAGACGCTGCCCTCAAGATGTTCTTGAGGTTATTTATTCTTTCCTCGATGGAAAATCTCTGCTGACTTTCAGACTTGTTCAAAAAATGTCACCTGAGCAACAAAGGCGTTATTCACGAGATCTAAACCAGTATTTTCAACTGAATTTATTAAAACCGGAACCCTATCCATCACCTTTTCAAATCCTCGCATATACAAGCAAACTTGTCTATAGCATGCTTGGCTATGAAATGTACCACTTTCCCTTAGCAACGTCACCGATCTTTGATGCTTTTAATACTATCCATCTTCCTAAACAATTACAAACACTACAAAATCTAAATAGAGCGGCACAGCTTTTTGAAGAGCAAAAAAGACCTTTTAAGGGCCTTAACCTAGAAGCAGACCATCTCAATTCTCTCATCAATGATCTTTTATCGCCTGAAGCTGATCATCCCATGGCCAAAGCTCTTCCTGATATTGAACATTTATATCTCCGCACAGATAAGCAAATTGAAAAATTTCCTGCACTCCTCAAAAAAATAAAGTCATTGAAAACATTTGTTTTGAGTAGTTATCTCCTCATGCGGCACCTGATAGACAGTATGACTGACAAACAACTGGGTAAGCGCTTTCATGCCCTTGAATCCCTTGGCCTTCCGAATACAAATATTGATCCTAGATCCCTTGCACGGCTATTAAAATCGATTGAAACACCTCTCAAATCATTATATCTTTCCGAGTGTGAAGCTGTTTATTCGCTCCCCCAACATCTAAATAATGAAGAAATATGCCATATTTTTGGCCCTATTGAAGACCTTAAACTCGAAAATATAACGATAAGCCCTAAAATCCTTGCATCCATTTTAAAGGGCTGTCGATCGCTCAGGCGGCTTAGCTTAGCAAACTGCTCTCACATCACAGGCCTTTTCAACGAACTCTCAAAAGACAATAAGCTTGAGCAATTAGCGCGCATCGCCCATGGACCGTTTGAAAAAAGATATACCTTCGAAGAATCCGAAACTGCGCTCAAAAATCTATTACTGTTTCAAAAGGAACATCAAGCAAGATTACATGCTATTTTTAAAAATATCAGAGACCTCAACCTAAGAGTCACAGCTCTCAATAGCGACGATTTAAAGGGCATTCTTTCATTATGCTCTTCAGTCATTCATTTGAATCTAATTGGATGTCTTGGGATCTCCAATGCCATCGATAG comes from Alphaproteobacteria bacterium and encodes:
- a CDS encoding D-sedoheptulose 7-phosphate isomerase, translating into MNNMIKSELHKSRDVLDRMIDSQDLLIAIEQVIQKSISALKSGQKLIFAGNGGSASDAQHLAAELVGRYQKEREALPALALTTDTSALTAISNDYGFEQVFARQLAALGQKGDLYFALSTSGNSKNILASLHIARKKGLICVGMTGENGGAMNEHCDYMIKVPSSITAKIQEGHIKIGHILCLAIEEAF